One region of Aurantimonas sp. HBX-1 genomic DNA includes:
- a CDS encoding HdeD family acid-resistance protein: MTVDPASRRPSLGGPAGLAERYLHDHWKFYAFQGALMIGVGLLALLAPWAATLASTLFFGWLLVFGGIVGTVSAFRARGAPGFWSNLVLAVLALLLGLVIIYDPFAGSVTLTWMLALYFLMSGIINIAIAQAVRASTGRFWLLVVSGVINIALAIFLVMGLPGTAVWAIGLFLGVSFISSGVALLLAALDARGGRPARRV, encoded by the coding sequence ATGACCGTCGATCCTGCTTCCCGCCGTCCCTCGCTCGGGGGCCCCGCCGGGCTAGCCGAGCGCTACCTCCACGATCACTGGAAGTTCTATGCGTTCCAGGGCGCGCTGATGATCGGCGTCGGCCTGCTGGCGCTGCTGGCGCCCTGGGCCGCGACCCTCGCCTCGACGCTGTTCTTCGGCTGGCTGCTGGTCTTCGGCGGCATTGTCGGCACCGTCTCGGCCTTCCGGGCCCGCGGCGCGCCCGGCTTCTGGTCGAACCTCGTCCTTGCGGTGCTCGCCCTGCTGCTCGGCCTCGTCATCATCTACGACCCCTTCGCGGGTTCGGTGACGCTGACCTGGATGCTGGCGCTGTATTTCCTCATGTCCGGCATCATCAACATCGCCATCGCCCAGGCGGTGCGCGCCTCGACCGGCCGCTTCTGGCTGCTCGTCGTCTCCGGCGTGATCAACATCGCGCTGGCGATCTTCCTGGTGATGGGCCTGCCGGGCACCGCGGTCTGGGCGATCGGCCTGTTCCTCGGCGTCTCCTTCATCAGTTCAGGCGTCGCCTTGCTGCTCGCCGCGCTGGATGCGCGGGGCGGCCGGCCCGCCCGCCGCGTCTGA
- a CDS encoding NADPH-dependent FMN reductase: protein MTVNILVVPGALRLASHNRRLAAEATRMLAMSDAVVTLLDLADYPLPIYDGDHEEEQGVPQNAVLLAQRIAAQDGLLLVSPEYNHSLTPLMKNTIDWVSRVRKVQGRPVQPFKGIVAGLASTSTGRFGGMRGLEALRIVLRALNAEVLTEQCTVPNAAASFDETGRLADDVARTALEALVDKLLDTSRSLGRHV from the coding sequence TTGACCGTCAACATCCTCGTCGTGCCCGGCGCGCTGCGCCTCGCCTCCCACAACCGCCGGCTGGCCGCCGAGGCGACGCGGATGCTGGCGATGTCCGATGCGGTGGTGACGCTGCTCGACCTCGCCGACTATCCGCTGCCGATCTATGACGGCGACCACGAGGAAGAGCAGGGCGTGCCGCAGAATGCCGTGCTGCTGGCGCAGCGCATCGCCGCCCAGGACGGGCTGCTGCTGGTCAGCCCGGAATACAACCACTCGCTGACGCCGCTGATGAAGAACACCATCGACTGGGTCAGCCGGGTCCGGAAGGTGCAGGGACGGCCGGTCCAGCCCTTCAAGGGCATCGTCGCGGGCCTCGCCTCGACGTCGACCGGCCGCTTCGGCGGCATGCGCGGGCTGGAGGCCTTGCGCATCGTCCTGCGGGCGCTGAATGCCGAAGTGCTGACCGAGCAGTGCACCGTGCCGAATGCGGCAGCGAGTTTCGACGAGACCGGCCGGCTCGCCGACGACGTTGCGCGCACCGCGCTGGAGGCGCTGGTCGACAAGCTCCTCGACACCTCCCGCAGTCTCGGCCGGCACGTCTGA